The following are encoded together in the Cynocephalus volans isolate mCynVol1 chromosome 4, mCynVol1.pri, whole genome shotgun sequence genome:
- the LOC134376088 gene encoding olfactory receptor 2T27-like gives MEGGNETFTTDFILLGLFPNMKYVCILIHTIILIYLAAVTGNFILLLLIWMDLRLHTPMYFLLSQLSLIDLALISSTVPKMAISFFSGRRNITHLACGAQIFFFFTLGGAECILLTLMAYDRYVAVCNPLRYAVIMNQGVCVQMAIVSWIGGILASTAHTIYTMNLPICGSREIHHFFCEMPAIMKISCTDTATYELVVFVMGIAFIVIPFGLIMTSYTLIFLTVLHMKSLKGGRKALATCTSHLMVVSFYLGPCVYMYMTPGSSHTPEQEQAVSVFCTVLTPMLNPLIYSLRNKDVLEALQKVLGKHPVIQQNT, from the coding sequence ATGGAGGGAGGAAATGAAACATTTACAACAGATTTTATCCTTCTGGGACTCTTCCCCAATATGAAGTACGTCTGTATCCTTATTCACACTATCATCCTGATCTACCTCGCTGCAGTCACCGGGAACTTTATCCTGCTCCTCCTGATATGGATGGACTTGAGGCTCCACACCCCAATGTACTTTCTTCTCAGCCAGCTCTCTCTCATAGACCTGGCCCTCATCAGCAGCACTGTTCCGAAGATGGCAATCAGCTTTTTCTCTGGAAGGAGGAACATCACACATCTTGCCTGTGGAgctcagatatttttcttctttactcttgGAGGTGCTGAATGCATCCTCTTGACCCTCATGGCCTATGATCGTTATGTAGCTGTATGCAACCCTCTGAGATACGCAGTCATCATGAACCAGGGGGTCTGTGTGCAGATGGCCATAGTGTCTTGGATTGGGGGTATTTTAGCTTCAACAGCTCATACAATCTATACCATGAATCTACCTATCTGTGGCTCCAGGGAAATCCACCATTTTTTCTGTGAGATGCCAGCGATTATGAAGATCTCATGCACAGACACTGCCACCTATGAGCTGGTTGTCTTTGTGATGGGCATTGCCTTTATTGTCATCCCTTTTGGACTTATCATGACTTCCTACACCCtcatttttctcactgttcttCATATGAAATCCCTCAAAGGTGGAAGGAAAGCCTTGGCCACATGTACCTCTCATCTTATGGTAGTAAGTTTCTATCTAGGAccatgtgtttatatgtatatgacACCTGGTTCCTCCCACACCCCTGAGCAGGAGCAGGCTGTGTCTGTATTTTGCACTGTCCTCACACCCATGTTAAACCCCCTCATCTACAGCTTGAGAAACAAGGATGTGCTGGAAGCTCTTCAGAAGGTCCTGGGAAAACATCCAGTAATTCAACAGAACACATAA